A portion of the Leptospira broomii serovar Hurstbridge str. 5399 genome contains these proteins:
- the lptB gene encoding LPS export ABC transporter ATP-binding protein — protein sequence MGTTIRCQNLVKIYNKRKVVDGVTFDIRKGEVVGLLGPNGAGKTTSFYMSVGFVQPDSGHVFIDDQDVTEFPMHTRAKLGVGYLAQEASIFRKLTVAENLEAILETLKIPRSEIVRRRDELLLELQIMRVANQKGYTLSGGERRRCEIARSLVTNPDFILLDEPFAGVDPIAVKDIQTVINSLKEKGLGILITDHNVRETLKITDRAYIMHSGKILIAGTPKELVNDKEAKRMYLGEDFKL from the coding sequence ATGGGTACGACAATCCGTTGCCAGAACCTCGTAAAGATATATAATAAACGCAAGGTCGTTGACGGGGTAACCTTCGATATTCGGAAAGGAGAAGTCGTCGGATTATTAGGTCCCAACGGGGCTGGCAAAACTACTTCATTTTATATGTCCGTCGGCTTCGTGCAACCCGACTCGGGCCACGTATTCATAGACGACCAAGACGTAACGGAATTTCCGATGCATACCCGCGCTAAATTAGGAGTCGGGTATTTAGCACAGGAAGCTTCTATTTTTCGTAAGTTGACTGTCGCTGAAAATTTGGAAGCTATTCTAGAAACCTTAAAAATTCCCAGAAGTGAGATCGTCAGAAGAAGAGACGAACTACTGTTAGAGCTTCAAATTATGCGCGTTGCCAATCAAAAAGGGTATACGCTTTCGGGTGGAGAACGAAGAAGATGCGAAATCGCTCGTTCACTTGTTACGAATCCGGACTTTATCCTTCTTGACGAACCTTTTGCAGGGGTAGATCCTATAGCGGTTAAGGATATTCAAACGGTAATCAATAGCCTAAAAGAAAAAGGGTTAGGAATACTTATCACGGACCATAATGTGCGAGAGACGTTAAAAATAACGGATAGAGCATATATAATGCATAGCGGCAAAATTCTGATCGCCGGAACACCGAAGGAACTTGTGAACGATAAAGAAGCAAAGCGAATGTACTTAGGCGAGGATTTCAAACTGTGA
- a CDS encoding LptA/OstA family protein, producing MKNRLCSFLFIFALLFVDDLFPHIRPPLLFSPESLERKPIQGIGESDPTKKESFPTYWGGSTLTQEDKQIQGLKVTTFTLEGGAWIQHKKVKLSANRIEVIGKEAYKAFLKYGVEVDDQENGTTLKAGTGEYDKYAEIVIIKDRPRLFFKDKTGKTTIIAAQTIERQLSTKITKLIGGVIITHPDVTILCKEALFKESENVITTDPNPFLLSKDRYLTGTKLSFYTSENRILLEQNTVLFQTSYEKRQTEEGKETTEKVITILKGDRLESSNDENKERVISLKGNSTIFRKNVKITADVLESLGTDSHTIRGRRNVRIHDRENYLILSGNVLDYFRKEEYMHVTDDGKMEFLDSKSGAVTTTMTAQEFERFLDKDETVIRGNVFIKAKGSQAMGEYATYYEKDETIYLEGNPRIDRSGKILRAGKILFYPREGRAILTEGVHLGN from the coding sequence ATGAAAAATCGACTCTGTTCATTTCTTTTCATATTCGCTCTTCTGTTCGTAGACGATCTTTTTCCCCATATACGTCCCCCTTTGCTATTCTCACCGGAATCGTTGGAACGAAAGCCTATTCAAGGAATCGGTGAATCCGATCCGACAAAGAAGGAAAGTTTTCCGACGTATTGGGGAGGCAGCACGCTGACCCAAGAGGATAAGCAGATCCAAGGATTGAAAGTCACGACTTTTACTCTTGAAGGAGGCGCCTGGATCCAACATAAAAAGGTAAAGCTTTCCGCCAACAGAATTGAAGTGATAGGGAAAGAAGCATATAAAGCATTCTTAAAATACGGCGTCGAAGTGGACGATCAGGAAAACGGAACAACTCTTAAGGCAGGCACGGGCGAATACGATAAATATGCGGAAATTGTCATCATAAAAGATAGACCAAGGTTATTCTTTAAGGATAAAACCGGAAAAACCACTATAATTGCCGCTCAGACGATCGAAAGGCAGCTTAGTACGAAAATCACGAAGCTGATCGGCGGAGTGATCATCACTCACCCTGATGTAACTATTTTATGTAAGGAAGCATTGTTTAAAGAATCCGAAAATGTGATAACTACGGATCCGAACCCATTTTTACTCTCCAAAGATCGATATCTAACAGGCACGAAGCTTTCTTTCTATACAAGTGAGAATAGAATTCTATTGGAGCAAAATACCGTTCTTTTCCAGACTTCCTACGAGAAACGACAAACGGAAGAGGGTAAGGAAACGACGGAAAAGGTTATTACTATTCTAAAGGGCGATCGATTGGAGAGCAGCAACGACGAAAATAAGGAAAGAGTGATTAGTTTAAAGGGGAACTCCACTATTTTCAGAAAGAACGTAAAAATAACCGCAGACGTATTGGAATCTTTAGGGACGGATTCGCATACGATTCGAGGAAGGAGAAACGTCCGGATCCACGACAGAGAGAATTATTTAATTCTTTCCGGAAACGTATTGGATTACTTTCGCAAAGAAGAATATATGCATGTTACCGACGACGGTAAGATGGAATTCTTAGATTCGAAATCCGGAGCTGTTACGACTACTATGACGGCGCAAGAATTCGAACGTTTTCTTGATAAAGACGAAACCGTAATACGCGGGAATGTGTTCATAAAGGCAAAAGGCTCCCAAGCGATGGGCGAATATGCGACTTACTATGAAAAAGATGAGACGATCTATCTGGAAGGGAATCCAAGGATAGATCGATCCGGCAAGATTTTACGGGCGGGAAAAATCCTCTTTTATCCTAGGGAAGGCCGGGCGATCCTGACGGAAGGAGTCCATCTAGGAAATTAG
- the lptC gene encoding LPS export ABC transporter periplasmic protein LptC, translated as MFAGILAGIGLIVIFFLVTGKKEAKYTRVENEKESGATISFKNFERDQYDESGILIWKLKAEESYVFVGEGRTVFYAVDFDQYENGKFKSKLTGDKGEINHTSKLMVLNGNIHLRTDEGRTLLAKSLEYNTESKKLSSDEEVVVEADGTKIRGIGLRADKDLNKFTILHPTAITQGGSNPLSSAPE; from the coding sequence ATGTTCGCCGGAATATTGGCCGGCATCGGATTGATCGTAATTTTCTTTCTAGTTACGGGCAAGAAAGAGGCAAAATACACTCGAGTCGAAAACGAAAAAGAAAGCGGAGCTACGATATCCTTTAAGAATTTCGAAAGGGATCAGTATGATGAAAGCGGAATTTTAATTTGGAAACTCAAGGCCGAAGAATCATACGTATTTGTAGGAGAGGGCAGAACCGTCTTTTACGCCGTCGACTTCGATCAATACGAAAACGGTAAGTTCAAATCGAAGCTCACAGGCGATAAGGGCGAGATCAATCATACTTCAAAGCTAATGGTTTTGAACGGTAATATCCATCTTCGTACCGACGAAGGTAGAACACTGCTGGCTAAGTCGTTGGAATACAATACCGAATCCAAAAAACTTTCCTCGGACGAAGAGGTAGTGGTGGAAGCCGACGGTACCAAAATCAGAGGAATCGGTCTGCGAGCGGATAAGGATCTAAATAAATTCACTATTCTGCATCCGACTGCAATTACGCAGGGAGGATCCAATCCTCTGTCTTCCGCACCGGAGTAA
- the kdsA gene encoding 3-deoxy-8-phosphooctulonate synthase → MSDQTASTREFLNGTKIGGGSPFFLIAGPCVMENRELLDFVCGEMVEICGELGIPYIFKSSFDKANRSSVNSYRGPGLAEGIKHLEFIKKKYNVPVLTDIHETSHIIPLKDILDIYQIPAFLCRQTDLISESAKTGKWVNVKKGQFLAPQDCRHIKTKIQESGSEKYLVTERGTTFGYGNLVFDGRTVPILHGYDIPVVFDATHSAQLPGAAGNITGGQREFIPSMVRSAVALGIEGIFMEVHPDPEKALSDATTQYPISKIKALLKELIGLDRYVKREILNKG, encoded by the coding sequence ATGAGCGATCAAACTGCAAGCACAAGGGAGTTTTTGAACGGAACTAAAATCGGCGGGGGCAGTCCTTTCTTTTTAATCGCAGGTCCCTGCGTAATGGAGAATCGGGAGCTTCTCGATTTTGTATGCGGCGAGATGGTGGAAATTTGCGGAGAATTAGGAATTCCTTATATATTTAAGAGCAGCTTTGATAAGGCGAATCGATCCTCGGTGAATTCGTATAGGGGACCGGGCCTTGCCGAAGGAATCAAGCATTTAGAATTCATCAAGAAAAAGTACAATGTGCCTGTGCTAACCGACATCCATGAGACTTCTCATATTATTCCGTTAAAAGACATTTTAGATATCTACCAAATTCCTGCGTTTCTATGCAGACAGACCGATTTAATTTCGGAGTCGGCAAAAACCGGCAAATGGGTGAATGTCAAAAAAGGACAATTTCTGGCTCCTCAAGACTGCAGACATATCAAAACGAAGATCCAAGAATCAGGATCCGAAAAATATCTGGTAACGGAACGCGGAACCACTTTCGGTTACGGAAATCTAGTATTCGATGGCAGAACCGTTCCCATACTCCACGGGTACGATATTCCTGTCGTTTTCGATGCGACTCACTCCGCGCAGCTTCCGGGTGCAGCCGGAAATATTACCGGGGGGCAGAGGGAATTTATTCCAAGCATGGTAAGAAGCGCCGTCGCTCTCGGTATCGAAGGAATCTTTATGGAAGTCCATCCCGATCCTGAGAAAGCGCTTTCGGATGCGACAACCCAATATCCGATTTCCAAAATCAAAGCTCTATTAAAGGAACTGATCGGATTGGATCGATACGTAAAACGGGAAATTCTCAATAAAGGTTGA
- a CDS encoding CTP synthase, which produces MSKTRFIFVTGGVCSSLGKGVSAAALGCLLESRGYTVSLQKMDPYINIDPGTMSPYQHGEVYVTEDGAETDLDLGYYERFTKSKFTRKNSVSTGQIYNTVIQRERKGDYLGRTVQVVPHITNEIRNRVYTLARENATDFVIVEIGGTVGDIESIPFLEAIRQMRYEHGPTHVLFIHVTLVPTITVAGEAKTKPTQHSVKELLALGIQPDILICRVNQPMSKDMKGKISLFCNVKEENVISASDISTSIYEIPKMYKEEKLDQVVLKTLGMELGKSNFSEWEKIIKSLQSAKHTVQIAVVGKYISLHDAYRSVYESLSHGGIANEANVEFVKVDPEKVDKTNVKEVLKGVHGILVPGGFGDRGIEGKILAIQYARTKGIPFFGICLGMQCAVIEYARNVLGLKDANSTEFRPDSSDPVISLIEEQMDIDQMGGTMRLGSYPCRIRKNTLAFAEYKQESIYERHRHRFEFTNRFKESFEEKGMVFSGISPDENLIEIVEIPDHPWFIGVQFHPEFTGKPTKPHPLFAGFIRAAVKLTRKVS; this is translated from the coding sequence CAGATTTATTTTCGTTACCGGAGGAGTTTGCTCTTCCTTAGGAAAAGGGGTTTCCGCAGCGGCCCTAGGTTGCCTGCTCGAAAGCAGGGGATATACCGTTTCTCTTCAAAAAATGGATCCATATATCAATATAGATCCTGGAACGATGAGCCCTTACCAGCATGGAGAAGTTTATGTGACGGAAGACGGGGCAGAAACGGATCTGGACCTAGGATACTACGAGCGCTTTACTAAATCCAAGTTCACCCGAAAAAATTCCGTATCCACCGGCCAAATTTATAATACCGTTATTCAGAGAGAACGAAAAGGCGATTACCTAGGAAGAACCGTACAAGTCGTTCCGCATATCACGAATGAAATCAGGAATCGGGTTTATACTCTCGCACGAGAGAATGCTACCGATTTTGTAATCGTAGAAATCGGAGGCACTGTAGGGGATATAGAGTCGATTCCATTTTTGGAAGCCATTCGACAAATGAGATACGAGCATGGACCTACCCACGTTTTATTCATACATGTGACATTGGTCCCGACGATTACCGTAGCAGGAGAAGCAAAAACTAAACCGACTCAACATTCTGTGAAAGAACTCCTGGCTTTAGGAATTCAACCTGATATTCTGATTTGTAGAGTAAACCAACCTATGAGTAAGGATATGAAAGGCAAGATTTCCTTATTCTGTAACGTAAAGGAAGAAAACGTGATCTCCGCGTCGGACATCAGTACTTCCATTTATGAAATTCCCAAAATGTATAAAGAAGAAAAATTAGATCAAGTCGTTTTAAAAACGCTGGGTATGGAGCTCGGAAAATCCAATTTCTCGGAATGGGAAAAGATTATTAAAAGTCTTCAATCCGCAAAGCATACCGTCCAGATCGCAGTAGTCGGAAAATACATTTCTCTCCATGACGCATATCGTTCCGTTTACGAAAGTCTTTCTCATGGCGGAATCGCTAACGAGGCAAACGTTGAATTCGTAAAGGTCGATCCTGAAAAAGTGGATAAGACGAACGTGAAAGAAGTCCTTAAGGGTGTTCACGGAATTTTAGTTCCCGGCGGTTTTGGTGATAGAGGAATCGAAGGAAAAATTCTGGCCATCCAATACGCTAGAACCAAAGGCATTCCATTTTTCGGAATCTGCTTAGGAATGCAATGTGCAGTCATCGAATATGCCAGAAACGTTCTAGGTTTGAAGGATGCGAATTCCACCGAATTTAGACCGGATTCTTCGGATCCGGTTATTTCGTTGATCGAGGAGCAGATGGATATCGATCAAATGGGGGGCACGATGCGTCTTGGATCGTACCCATGCAGAATCCGTAAAAACACTCTCGCGTTTGCGGAGTACAAGCAAGAATCAATTTACGAACGTCATAGACATCGTTTTGAATTCACGAATCGCTTTAAGGAATCTTTCGAAGAGAAAGGCATGGTTTTCTCCGGAATTTCTCCTGATGAAAATTTGATCGAAATTGTGGAAATTCCCGATCATCCCTGGTTTATCGGAGTGCAATTTCATCCGGAATTTACCGGCAAACCGACCAAACCTCACCCCCTATTTGCCGGATTCATTCGTGCTGCCGTCAAACTAACAAGGAAGGTTTCATGA